In one window of Paraflavitalea soli DNA:
- a CDS encoding heme-binding domain-containing protein codes for MAVVLHEWATYSARKQERLLRAMATQVKQQAMPLPAYTLLHTGAKPGEDQRKLLVAWLDGQLAGAQ; via the coding sequence ATTGCAGTTGTATTACATGAATGGGCAACCTATTCCGCGCGTAAGCAGGAACGGCTGCTGCGTGCAATGGCCACGCAGGTGAAGCAGCAAGCGATGCCGCTGCCGGCTTACACCCTGTTACATACGGGCGCAAAACCAGGGGAAGACCAGCGAAAATTGCTGGTTGCGTGGCTGGACGGGCAGCTGGCAGGAGCGCAATAA
- a CDS encoding efflux RND transporter periplasmic adaptor subunit translates to MKKTLILSLFLIIIIGVVAARLAANKKKINAKKQPLKIENIRIPVTIISVREEIQEASLVKTGMLAPFKEAKLLSVSSGNLQRLLFNLGDNVRQGQPLAIVDTRLLELDLRRSASNVDKLKRDLQTYTELLEGNAATQEKVNDIRQQYNDARNHVEQLQRQIADATIKAPTSGIIGSKGVEEGMFVSTGTQIASIINLSQVKVQVYLTEAEVYQVSLGQNIKLTTDVYPDRSFAGTVTFISPQANQAYNYQVEITAPNNKDTPLRSGTFVYADFSRKTTRKVILIPREALLESTQHASVYTVQNGKAVLRSIKVGAEYGDNIQVTEGLQPGEQVITSGQINLKDGALINMSK, encoded by the coding sequence ATGAAAAAAACGCTCATACTAAGCCTGTTCCTGATCATCATCATAGGTGTTGTGGCAGCCAGGTTGGCGGCCAATAAAAAAAAGATCAACGCAAAAAAGCAACCCCTAAAGATTGAAAATATACGGATACCGGTAACCATCATCTCCGTCAGGGAGGAAATCCAGGAAGCCAGCCTCGTGAAGACAGGTATGCTGGCCCCGTTCAAAGAAGCGAAACTGCTATCCGTCAGCAGCGGCAACCTGCAACGGTTACTGTTCAACCTGGGCGACAACGTACGGCAAGGCCAGCCCCTTGCCATCGTGGATACCCGTTTGCTGGAGCTCGACCTCCGGCGATCAGCGTCAAATGTAGATAAACTTAAACGTGACCTGCAGACTTATACAGAACTGCTGGAAGGCAATGCCGCTACACAGGAAAAGGTCAACGATATCCGTCAGCAGTACAACGATGCCCGCAACCACGTCGAACAGCTGCAAAGACAGATCGCAGATGCTACTATCAAAGCACCTACCAGCGGCATCATCGGCTCAAAAGGGGTTGAAGAAGGAATGTTTGTCAGCACAGGTACACAGATCGCTTCCATTATCAACCTTTCACAGGTAAAGGTACAGGTATACCTTACCGAAGCAGAGGTATACCAGGTATCCCTTGGTCAAAACATAAAGCTCACAACCGATGTGTACCCCGACAGGTCTTTTGCAGGAACAGTTACTTTCATCAGCCCCCAGGCCAACCAGGCTTATAACTACCAGGTAGAAATTACCGCACCCAACAACAAGGATACACCACTGCGTTCCGGCACTTTTGTCTACGCTGATTTTTCACGTAAGACAACCCGGAAGGTCATCCTGATTCCCCGCGAAGCACTCCTTGAAAGTACACAGCATGCTTCCGTCTATACCGTACAGAACGGCAAGGCCGTTTTACGCAGCATCAAGGTGGGCGCTGAATATGGTGATAATATACAGGTAACCGAAGGCCTGCAGCCAGGTGAGCAGGTCATTACATCCGGACAGATCAACCTGAAGGATGGCGCATTGATCAACATGTCAAAATAA
- a CDS encoding TolC family protein — protein MRKTIYLFLLFNCWLHARAQDSWTLKQCIQYGLTNNRNKVIYANQKLAAEARAKQALADYLPRVSLTATLDNNLKLQQSVIPAGIFGPDEIRVSLTQKYSSNALAQLDQVIFDQSLLTGLKANKYYKQQADLNIEQGEEAIIYNISTAYFQVFVYNQQLEWLKYNKGNYEKQIEIYRLQVTKGITLQKDLDKVSVNYNNTLSQLRVAESNIQLAGNELKFEMGFPISDPLVIKATPEPALPTHRLDSMQLFSPSARVDYRIAGLNVKLLEIEQARIKADGLPKLSGYFRYGAVGFGNQLKGAYDEFLPYSAIGLKLTIPLVDFYKRNARYKEARINRINAAENLELTAGKYQVDYENARTKLLRAQANMENDQRNVTLAGSVLKITGLQLSKGTTDLTDWLNTQNALREAQNSYLNSIYSYYQARIDLEKATGTLRSFYNSL, from the coding sequence ATGCGCAAAACGATCTACCTGTTCCTGCTGTTCAACTGCTGGCTGCATGCCCGCGCACAGGATAGCTGGACCCTGAAACAGTGCATCCAATACGGTCTGACAAACAATCGGAACAAGGTGATCTATGCCAACCAAAAACTGGCGGCCGAAGCCAGGGCAAAACAGGCCTTGGCCGATTACCTTCCACGCGTTAGCCTCACCGCAACATTGGACAACAACCTTAAACTACAGCAAAGCGTCATCCCTGCCGGCATATTTGGACCCGATGAGATCAGGGTTTCACTCACCCAAAAATACAGCTCCAACGCCCTTGCCCAATTGGACCAGGTGATTTTCGATCAGTCATTACTCACCGGCCTGAAAGCAAATAAATATTACAAACAACAGGCTGATCTCAATATAGAGCAGGGCGAGGAAGCCATCATTTACAATATCAGTACTGCTTACTTTCAGGTATTTGTTTACAACCAGCAGTTGGAATGGTTGAAGTACAACAAAGGCAACTACGAAAAGCAAATCGAAATATACCGCTTGCAGGTAACTAAGGGGATTACCCTGCAAAAGGACCTCGATAAGGTAAGTGTTAACTACAACAACACCCTATCCCAGCTACGCGTAGCAGAAAGCAATATCCAACTGGCCGGTAACGAGTTGAAATTCGAAATGGGTTTTCCCATCAGCGATCCCCTCGTAATAAAAGCAACTCCCGAACCGGCATTGCCCACGCACCGCCTGGACAGTATGCAGCTATTCTCTCCCTCAGCAAGAGTAGACTACAGAATTGCCGGACTCAACGTCAAACTATTGGAAATTGAACAGGCCCGCATCAAAGCAGACGGCCTGCCCAAACTATCCGGCTACTTTCGTTATGGCGCCGTCGGTTTTGGCAACCAGCTTAAGGGAGCCTACGATGAATTCCTGCCCTATTCAGCCATTGGACTGAAACTGACCATCCCCTTAGTAGACTTCTATAAACGGAATGCACGATACAAAGAGGCCCGTATCAACCGCATCAACGCAGCCGAAAACCTGGAACTCACAGCAGGGAAATACCAGGTTGACTATGAAAATGCCCGTACCAAACTCCTGCGGGCACAGGCCAACATGGAAAACGACCAGCGAAATGTAACCCTCGCAGGATCCGTACTCAAGATCACCGGCCTGCAGCTCAGCAAAGGCACTACAGACCTTACAGATTGGCTCAATACACAGAACGCACTCAGAGAAGCACAGAACAGCTATTTGAATTCCATCTACAGTTACTACCAGGCCCGCATCGACCTCGAAAAGGCAACCGGCACACTGCGATCCTTTTACAATTCACTTTAA